The Nicotiana sylvestris chromosome 6, ASM39365v2, whole genome shotgun sequence genomic sequence TGTATGAAATTATCAACTTGTTTATGTCTGTTTCCCAGCACctctttccctctcctttattccctcagaACTCAGTTTtttcacttgcactctctcttagatttaaGTTCTGTTATCACACGCTTCATGGCCCgggacatcatagtctaaggacgtcatccagACCTAGTGTCACAATTTTATAGACGGTCTagaaatactacaaataagggtccgaaaaataaatacaacgttgtctctgaaatacataaatgaaacaggatgaaaggatagaaggagacgccaaggcttgcggatgcctgcaggactacctccgATCTCTAAttgactgaaggcagcaacccaaagctaagGTCTAGGCACACTAGAtattggaggtgcataataaggctcctgaggtctaagAGGAGCTGGAATACTACTAGcagctggaagagctgaatgaacggggcgactcacatagcccctaccatgatgaactgCAACTGGGGCACAGggaccagaataatggcccgactctcaagacatcttggcctctctctcctccctatcccaagcaagcatgccctctactctcctagaAATACTCACCACTTTCTAATACgtgatatccatctctaactcccggGCCATGTTAGtactgatgctgggaatgagcccctcaataaactggtgaaccctatctcgaactgtagaaaccaaggccggtgcatgtcTAGCGAAGTTACTAaaacggacaacatactctgaaacagtcatagtaccctggcacaACTGCTCAAAATTCGCGCGCCATGCATCCTTGAGGCTCTGAGaaacacgcacttcctcatccactgatcagttgcccgagcccccagcagcagctctcACGAGGGGAAAAAGGCGAGGCTGAGGCGGCACTaggggccgaggtaggggtagagctcagcccagagcagcagcaccaatggcggagcctcaggttaactttgatgatgaggttccagcccagaccgTTCTGgtaggcccaactcaggtcccaaaggggtttattactaccccagtactccaggatgctctggtccgtctagtgggcctcatggagagtgtcacctaggcaggcttacttcctatagcaccagccgtctcttaggctggaggaggagcccacaCTCCTTCTTCTCACACTCCGGAGATTTTTACATTCTAGACGTCTGTTTGGGATTTCAAGCCAAAAATAGCTCCATATAGTGATTCTGGACTTGGGAGCGTGTCTAGAAGTGAACTCGGAGGTCCCTAagtcatttcggggtcatttagcaaaagttagaaatttgaagtttttggaaagtttgaccgagggtggactttttgatatcggatttggattccagttctggaagttggagtagttccgtaatatcatttaagacttgcacgcaaaatttggagtcatttcgagttgatttgataggaatcggacGTGCGGAAGTATTCTTAGAAGTTTTTGAGTTCATGAGTTAATCCATGCGTTTTGGCATCCGATTCATAGTTTTTTATGTTATTTCAATGTTCCGATCGCGGGAGCAAATTTTTATGGTGTTGTTAGACTTGTGTGGGTGTTTGGtgtggagccctgagggctcgtgTGAGTTTCAGATGTTCGGAAGGATGAAAAACACATAAGTTTTCTGGTATTTCTTGGCAGCAGTTGCacgtctcgcaaatgcgagaaattgTTCTCAAATGcgaacatcgcatttgcgagaagggCTTCGCAATTGAGAAGGAGCCCGACCTAggcagtgttcgcatttgcgatagattGGCCGTATTTGCGATCCCAGTAGAGTCCGCAATTGCAACTCTTTTGCGACCTTGGCAGCCTAAGCCCAGGTTGACATTTGCGATGGTTTTGTCGCATATGCGACCCTCGCATTTGTGAACCAGTCACAAATGCAACATCTGAGGCCTGTGCACAGCTTATTAATTACGAGACTTAGACCATTTAGCTCATTTTCTTACaaatcttgggcgatttttggagctcttggaaaggggttttcacctagcactttgaggtaagtaatttctacacaacatgatttaaatacattgattatgggtagattaacatgtaaaaaattgtgaaaatcaagggtttagatgaaaacctaggttttttataaaaatgagatttgaccacgaaattggttatggaatttagtaaaaattatatatttaaattAATGGGATTATGGGCAACAACTCTCTTCGAAAagttttggaatccgggcacgtgggcccgggggtaaaTTTTAGAAATCTTACATTTAGAGTTGGGCAATCACTTTAATAATTGGGATATGAATTTCTGAGCATAAATTTATTACTTTATACAGTAATTGACTAATTTCACATCGTTTGGCACtaaatttggaggtttgagcaCAACCATGGACCGGAAAGTAAGCCTTGAGATGAAGTAAGTCTTTtttataaccttgtaagagggaattaaccccataggtaaaTTATATCTAATATGTGTTCCTAtgtgtgggggctacgtacgtatgAGGCGACGAGAGTTCGTACGTAGCTACTTATTATGCTACTGTCCGGGTAGTCTAAGATCCATACCATGCTATACTTGAAATATTTGTACCCCACTTGTTGAATTAATTGCTTAAGTCATATTGAAAGTTGATAAAAGCATTGTAAAGGTTAAATTCACTTACTTGAAGTTGTGAAATGAAATACTTGATTATAAATGAGAATTTGTGTTTTATTTGAATGTTTTCTATATGTGGAGCGGGACGAACACCTTGGtagcagatagatgcatctatggtgcgtgccgttcgaccctcggcagtgtacagtttaaatattatgttggatcgggacATACGACCTCGACATAATTTGTGCATGAAAATTCTTTGGAACTATTCATAAATTGATATTGCTTAAATGTCTTCAAATGCAAGctgttaaatgatgaaactaaatTTGGGATTTAATATTTGTGAAAGCAGATTTATTATCTTCCTATTCTCGAGCTTTCAGTATTATTCATGAAATCCATGCTTAGTATAAAAATTTTAATACACTATTGTTTGCCCATAGTAAGTGTGAAAGTCGACCCCttatcactacttcttcgaggttagactggatacttactaggtacatattgtttatgtactcatgctacgcttttgTACTTAATgtataggatctgaggcaggtacatctggttacTAGTTCGGCACGCATATTTGATCCCCGCATCGAGACTACACGGTGAGCTGCCCTTCTGAGCCGTACTGCAGCAGCCAAAGTCTTCCTTTTGTTATATTTTCTGTCTATTACATTTCAGACAATAGACTAGtactcttttgtatattctaataGAATGTTCAGACACTTGTGACCTCGGGTCTTGGCACccactagtagacttatgattttgggttGTAATTCTACATTTATGATTTCATTTAGCTACTTTTGTTTTGATTGCTTTAAAAATCTATTATTCATTAAATTCTTTAAATTTAAGGAAAGTTAGTTGTTTGAAAAACTTAATAAAAAAATGGACATTACTAGAttgttcactgttggcttgcctagtaacggtgttgggtgccatcacggcctaaactagaattgggtcgtgacaacatggtatcagaacactaggttcacataggtctcacaagttatgggaAGGCTTAATAAAGTCTTGCGTATCGGtgcggagatgtctgtacttatcttcgagagactaTAGGGTGTAGGAAACTAATCTTTATTCATCtcctatcgtgcagttgatggtatactaagtttctttcttctattctctcatagatggtgagaacgCGCACGACAGATGTTCCAGACCCAGGAGGAGTTGCTCCCCATGTTGCTAGAGGTCGAGGGAGAGGCCGGGAGAGGGCAccagcccgaggtaggggacgatgACGCCCTAGAGTTACCCTAGTTGCACCACCGGCTGATCTAGTGGAGGATATCATCATCGAGGAGCAGGGTGTGGTGCCCGCAGTAGAGCCAACCCCGGTAGATTTTATGTCGGCACCGGGCTTTCAAGAGGTCATGGGCCATATGCTGCGATTCATGGATACTATGACCCAGGTTGGTCTATTTCCAGCAGACCCAACCACATCTCAGGTGAGAGGGGCAGTACAGACTCCTACTGCCCAGGCTCCGGGGCATGCAACTGTCGTATATCAAACCCCGGGTTCACTACCCGTGGACGgagcccagccagttgcagcaGCTGCACCTGAACCCAGACCAATTGCGGCTGGCAAGCTGCAAAagctattggatagatggactaggctacaccctctTGTCTTCAGAGGTCAGCGACGTGAGGATCCCCAGAACTTCATTGAtcggtgcagggacagactgcacaacatgaggatattggagtcccatGGGAAagatttcactactttccagttggagggcagggcccgtaggtgGTGGCAGTCTTATCTTCTTGGCAGACCAAtaggttctcctcccatgacttgggaccagttcacaCGCCTATTATTGGACAGGTATATTCCACCTTCTTAGAGAGAAGAGTTACGGTTTCAGTTTGAGCAGCTCCAGCAGAGTCAGATGtttgtgaccgattatgaggcgagatTCTCTGAGTTATCTCGcaatgcacttatgatacttcctactgatgCAGAGATAGTTCTTAGGTTTGTTGTGGGGCTGCATTTAGGTATTCAGGCTACTATGGCCCGGGAGGTTGAGATGAGGACTTCTTATCAGCTAGTAGTGGAGATAGTTCGGAGGATTGAGGGTTACCGTTTGAGAGGTAGAGAGCAGATGTAGAGGGACAAGAGAGTACGTTATTCTAGGGAGTTCAAATGTGCCCCGGCTGGGGGCCGAGGTCGGTTTGGGAGGGGTCAGTCTAGTAGGCCCACATATCCAGCACCGTCACTTCCTCGGGATGCTTCGGCGCGACCCTATTTCAGCGCCATGCCAAAGACTTATTACCGCTCACCAGCCATTCAGGGTTCTTAATTAATCTATTCATAGGAATATGATTAATTCTTAGGGTAATAAATACTATACTTCAGTAAAGGAACACCTATTTAGAAGGGGGAAAAAGTGAAGGACCGGGGTAGGGAATGCGTTCTTTTTATGAATAATGATAGCATAAAAGTTTCATTTAATCATTAAAGCAAATGCATCATTAAGATTGAGTGTATGTTACAAAGAACGTTTGCACAAATTAGTGAAGTGCAaccccttttttttttgttttttgctgGCAAGTGCAACCCTTTGTAATAAGTTACTCATCAATTTTCATATTATCAATTCATTTTTATACAGTTACTTATAATTGGGTTTTAAGTAACGTCACACTCCACACGTCTTTTGATTTTGCACTACAATTTTTTTCATTTCGAGACGTCCCAAAATATTTGACAATAGAACTAGCTTATTTTTGTATAACTTTCAACAATTTATATTTattaaactattttatttttttaatttttacggAATATTTGCTCTCATTTCAATTAAGTACTCTACTTTTATATCCCGTACATCATCACTATTATGATCTTTTTTATCCGTCATTTTAGTCCAAAAAATTTTGTCTACAAATTTTTTGTCACTTTAGAAAATTAAAAgagattaattatttttttccagtTCCCAGTTCCATCGTTACTACTTTGTGAAAGAGATTATGATAAATTAATCAAATGTTCTTATGATTAATAACATTAAATAATTTTCTTGATGGATGAAAAATAAGGGGAAGTATAAAATATATTTGCACTATtacttttaaaaaaacaaaataaaaaagaaagaaaagaagaatccTTCCCTTCTTTCACCTTATAGAATTAGTACTTGTCATAGGCATATCTGCGTTGATGGTTGAGGGGTCACGGGACCCCGTTAGCCTCGACaaaaattttgtatatatatCTTATATATATTTCTGCATATATTTGAGACcccttaaatattttttgtgtgcTTACCCAAGATACAAAAAGGCGAATTGGAGGAGTGATTTTGTACGGCACTTTCGTTTCCAGCTTTGCTGGAGGTCGTGGGTTCAAAACCTATTTTCAATactttttcctctcctttttaTTTACTTTCTTTTGAATTCAATTAACTGATTCACTTTTtacttttatctttttgaattcaaatatagtttagttttaatatataaTAGTCAATTTACTTAACTTTATTCTTTTTCAAATCCCTTCCTTAAATTTAAAAGCCTCAAATTGCAATTTATCGCGCTTTAAAAGTAGAAAAATACAAATCCTTCTTCCACAATTTATTTCAACAATCACTTTGATAAAGTAGTGGATATCCGTCAACTCTGATTCGGCAATGGCAATTAATTAAGAGTTTGATGCTTTTCTTCAGTTCTTTAACTATTAGCACACCCTTAATATTGATTTGTTTAGTAAGTTTTTTGataatttttgaaatttgaaCACCCTTTTGATCACAGACTCCTTTTTAATTGagaaaaaactaaaaaatttaAAGTTTGAAACAATCTTAAATCAAATATCTTCCCTTTCCGTAGCACATTTTGCAAAAAAATCTCTCTCTTTGTTAGATGCTTTCTATTTCCTTAGAACTTCTTTTTATTTGTACTTGGATGATCAGTCATCACAATCATTGAGTTTTTAAAATGTTGGCCGCCAAATTTTATCGAGAATAATAAGCATACAATGTGCCCGTCCTGCTCAAATCGTGGATCCATATTAGCAGCActctaacaaacaaaacaaaccgcCCGTTAACCCTGTTTCTTCCCCCacttttcctctctcttttttcttctctctcttttttcttctctctcacATTATAACGCACACCTACTAGTACTAGGAATGCCCATTTCACACTCATCTTCCCCCTTATAAATCTCAACTGCTTACAGAGCCATTGAAAAACCCAAATCCTGAAAATGCCTTCATCCCTCTTTCTTACTCTGCTTCTTGCTTCTATTTCCTTATCTTTCTCATCAACTTTAAATTCTAATGACGATGAGTTTTTCCTATCTTCTACTCCCAAATTCCCATTAACAATGGCAGAAAAGCTAATCAGACAGCTTAATTTATTCCCTAAACATGATATTAACAAGGCTGCAGCAACAGGGGATTCTGAACAGAGgcattttgagaggaaattgaattTATCTTATGTTGGTAATTCTGGGTCTACAGTTCAAGACTTGGGTCATCACGCTGGTTATTATCGTCTTCCACATACTAAAGATGCAAGGTTTGAATTGGATTAAATGCTCTTTTTGCTTCATTTATGGGTATTATTAGTTAATGCTAAATTATCTGTGTGTTTTTTTAATATGTTTTTCGCAGGATGTTTTACTTTTTCTTTGAATCGAGAAGCAGGAAGAATGATCCAGTAGTTATATGGCTAACAGGAGGGCCAGGATGTAGCAGTGAATTGGCTGTGTTTTACGAAAACGGACCATTCAAAATTGCAGATAATATGTCTCTTGTCTGGAATGATTTCGGCTGGGACAAGGTTCTTGTCTTCTTCCTTttgctttttattttttattttttttattttacccaATTAATTTTTCAAGAAACGTCGGTTAGATCTTTTGAATATGGTAAAAGTCTAAAAGAATTCCCTCCATGTTTTTATTTGTTACTCAACCTTTCTCCATCATGCAAAGTACCTTTTTACCTACTAGCATTTCCTTTCTTTATCACTTGTTCATTAGTTGTGACTTGTAGAATTCAAAAGTTTAAAAGTAGTTCATCGCTTATTGACAGCAATGACTACTACGCTTCTGTTTATTTAAGTGGGATTAGTAACCGGACTAATACAAcatgttaatatatatatatatatatatatatatatatatatatatatatatatatatataacaatacTGTAAAAGTCGTTTACATTGGTTAAATCCTATAATCAAACATGCAACTTTCATTTGTTAGTTGAAGAATGATGATAACATAAGATAAATTGCAATTTGACAGGTCTCAAACCTTATATACGTCGATCAGCCAACTGGAACTGGTTTCAGTTATAGTTCAAACGATGATGATATTCGTCACGATGAAAGGGGCGTAAGCAATGATCTCTATGACTTCTTGCAGGTTGATCTTattctttcattcttctttttttaGCTCGTGATAAATCTCTAAAGTTTAACTGatataattaataaaatttaattCAAATTCTTTTGATGATAGGCCTTCTTCAAGGCACACCCTCAGTATGCAAAGAATGATTTCTATATTACTGGAGAATCATATGCTGGGCATTACATTCCTGCATTTGCTTCTCGGGTCCACCaaggaaacaaaaataaagaaggcaTCTACGTAAATCTCAAGGTATTTCTAACTCATTAGCTCCTCcaccattcttttttttttttcagttaAACTTTTAGGTAGGTTTAATTTAAATTTGTCATCATGCCGA encodes the following:
- the LOC104233573 gene encoding serine carboxypeptidase-like, which encodes MPSSLFLTLLLASISLSFSSTLNSNDDEFFLSSTPKFPLTMAEKLIRQLNLFPKHDINKAAATGDSEQRHFERKLNLSYVGNSGSTVQDLGHHAGYYRLPHTKDARMFYFFFESRSRKNDPVVIWLTGGPGCSSELAVFYENGPFKIADNMSLVWNDFGWDKVSNLIYVDQPTGTGFSYSSNDDDIRHDERGVSNDLYDFLQAFFKAHPQYAKNDFYITGESYAGHYIPAFASRVHQGNKNKEGIYVNLKGFAIGNGLTDPEIQYKAYTDYALDMKLIKKSDYNAIEKSYPKCQLAIKLCGKDGGTACMAAYLVCTSIFNKIMDIAGDKNYYDVRKRCEGDLCYDFSKMETFLNDQQVKKALGVGDIEFVSCSSEVYQAMQLDWMRNLEEGIPSLLEDGIKLLVYAGEYDLICNWLGNSRWVHAMKWSGQKAFGKATQVSFAVDGVEKGVQKNYGPLTFLKVHDAGHMVPMDQPKAALEMLHRWMQDKLSKQGHLAPM